The following are encoded in a window of Lacinutrix sp. WUR7 genomic DNA:
- a CDS encoding CHAT domain-containing protein, whose translation MTKKAKLYGNEIKLDNTDTILPAYLNSKFQLKTIIEVSSTRSENKAIIIDIEDEDILSIQFSDNTEWIGYAEDIQEIYDPETLEKRSVNDTDYLFETQISSQDQSRGLISRALVKLFSVFSPNKDLAKVSMSALAKTYDKKIQPFPGLYNVDSAFRLTPLKGMAESKYLLLIHGTLSTTIDAFSSIKTSESWQEMQDYYNDNIIALEHYTLSISPLQNALDFLNNCPDECSIDIISHSRGGLVADILAKCDYRNYTSQIGFSENELSILKKEDKASYNLMLKINEIATSKRLKIDKVIRVASPASGTTILSRRIDHFFNLLLNAVSLAFGVSNPMYNVVKSFLLELISQKENPEVLPGLNSMMPESSFQKMMNAADTFVMNDLYVISGDSDVSGINFDSLKVILANLFYQAPNDLVVDTERMVHGIVRKNGVFEYISKGGDTNHFRYFSNLNSQSAIMEAITCTSENPVINYKKIIQTEGSRGIVLDLFSMEGFSLKPKSITRDVVIIVPGIMGSSLSSNDEEQWVNMRNLNKGAIPNDLNINATKVAASGVIKKFYLKIAEYFSSDYDVFTLEFDWRKSVAPAAQELADIINDLVAENVNISIVAHSMGGLVVRQCMISHPDIWKKFSKNKSNKFLMLGTPWLGSYLIMEVLTGHSKRVKQLAAIDFKNNRKDLLKVFWKFPGVFELLPIEKQGKRAFWETDFWEALDKEANLKHIPSVNTNKKSLNTFQIFREEIITFLDGVESDNRFFENVYYICGKADKTVFDYKFKDKLFSKFDQLVYKTTSNGDGSVTWQTGIPKQLKGSKNLYYSNTSHGDLANETYIFEGIKDIIETGSTNRLKTQEPISRSGEIIGESYEYAEPLYNEDDVVNAVFGCETVSEIETERINVTVVNGDLKVSSYPVMVGHFFMDLILSAEKALDGYLNNRLSQRMDIGYYPGRIGESEVFFNLKTQPKGAVVCGLGDNSELTTFLLAKTVKLAALKYAMFMRDNYTLPQAKRYANGISVILIGIGYGKLPIEDSVKGILLGLSAANTYINERGEGLKPIKNLEIVNYYESTASQAYFSLSRLKDKDNDNRISFNLTKGIISRSGAKKKQMFTENQYNWWYNLHISSVIKPIKDANKKQVIDGFKYFSSNGLARIEKEMIGIGMNKIKYLLKENSYQSFWDKSLSKTLFEMLIPNDFKDIFRNQTNMIIKLDKAAAEIPWELLHDSETDDTPASVTSSFIRQLVIDNSDDYVEVALNNNNVFVVGDPNYHSDSLPQLSAAKEEAEWLNSQLIHNGFKAYSFINSNAKTIMMEMFNRKYKILHFSGHGLYDVENDNIGIAIGDGITIDPAMIKQIGYVPDFVFINCCYSGVIDVEDERFTKNRYLLAANIGTQLIEMGVKAIVISGWAVDDAAARTFSEVFYKRMFEGYDFGTSVQKARLACYQNHQRSSTWGAYQCYGNQFYRFNNRKKSMKDELEYIIPSQIYTDLDNLLIAIRDRKYNTNKALKKLEGYLLKVEEANLLDAKVLEKEALVYNELGKSEIALQKFKDLFLYTSGNFSIEALEQYCIIKTNNLTAENMQEDLNEIEFLILVGKNPTRLNIVANAYKLASTHFNKKTEQVNYLEKAFHLYEHSYKAAVDRYHGSSLDAMSNLIFIGHILEQLGQEKLLDRMNKSKAFENIVDVESYLLDFYNELEDYDKTDLDISVLIGMAEASYGLILLKSNFKPDIELQVIDRFKHVFTLLYSPKFIHYEIIQIDFLLSHIKDAVIREQLEQIKTEIGKLVI comes from the coding sequence ATGACAAAAAAAGCGAAATTATACGGAAACGAAATAAAATTAGACAATACAGATACCATCTTACCTGCATACCTGAATTCTAAATTTCAATTAAAAACCATCATTGAAGTTTCTTCTACAAGATCAGAGAATAAGGCAATAATCATAGATATTGAAGACGAAGATATACTGTCTATTCAGTTTTCTGATAATACCGAGTGGATTGGTTATGCAGAAGATATTCAAGAGATATATGATCCAGAAACATTAGAAAAAAGATCGGTTAATGATACCGATTATCTATTCGAAACACAAATTTCAAGTCAAGATCAATCTAGAGGGTTAATCAGTAGAGCCTTAGTAAAATTGTTCAGTGTTTTTAGTCCCAATAAAGATCTTGCTAAAGTATCTATGAGTGCATTGGCCAAGACCTATGATAAAAAAATACAACCATTTCCAGGATTGTATAATGTAGATAGTGCATTTAGGTTAACTCCATTAAAAGGTATGGCAGAAAGTAAATACTTGCTTTTAATACATGGTACGTTATCTACAACTATAGATGCTTTTAGTAGCATAAAAACTAGTGAATCTTGGCAAGAGATGCAAGATTATTATAACGATAACATCATTGCATTAGAACATTATACCTTATCTATTAGTCCGTTACAAAATGCATTAGATTTTCTGAATAATTGTCCAGACGAATGTAGTATCGATATTATTAGTCATTCTAGAGGTGGTTTGGTTGCAGATATACTTGCCAAATGCGATTATAGAAATTATACATCGCAAATAGGATTTAGTGAGAATGAGCTAAGTATCCTTAAAAAAGAAGATAAAGCATCTTATAATTTAATGTTGAAGATTAATGAAATAGCAACCTCTAAACGGCTTAAAATTGATAAGGTAATTAGAGTAGCTTCTCCCGCAAGTGGAACCACTATTTTATCCAGAAGAATTGATCACTTTTTTAATCTATTACTTAACGCGGTGTCTTTAGCATTTGGTGTTAGTAATCCGATGTATAATGTGGTGAAATCTTTTTTACTAGAATTAATCAGTCAGAAAGAAAATCCAGAAGTATTACCAGGATTAAACAGTATGATGCCAGAATCGTCCTTTCAAAAAATGATGAATGCTGCAGATACTTTTGTAATGAATGATTTATATGTTATTTCGGGAGATTCGGATGTCTCCGGAATTAATTTTGACTCGCTAAAAGTCATTCTTGCTAATTTATTTTATCAAGCGCCAAATGATTTGGTAGTCGATACCGAAAGAATGGTGCATGGTATAGTACGAAAAAATGGTGTTTTTGAATATATATCCAAAGGAGGAGATACGAATCATTTCAGGTATTTTTCAAATTTAAATTCACAAAGTGCCATTATGGAAGCCATAACATGTACAAGTGAAAACCCTGTAATTAACTATAAGAAAATTATTCAAACAGAAGGTAGTCGTGGTATTGTGTTGGATTTATTCTCTATGGAAGGATTTTCATTAAAGCCAAAATCCATCACTAGAGATGTCGTTATTATAGTTCCAGGAATAATGGGTTCTAGCCTAAGTAGTAATGACGAAGAGCAATGGGTGAATATGCGAAACCTTAATAAAGGAGCAATACCAAACGACTTAAATATAAACGCTACTAAAGTTGCTGCTTCAGGAGTTATTAAGAAGTTTTACTTAAAAATAGCGGAATATTTTTCTTCCGATTATGATGTTTTTACTTTAGAATTTGATTGGCGAAAATCGGTTGCTCCAGCAGCACAAGAATTAGCAGATATTATCAACGATTTGGTAGCCGAAAATGTAAATATAAGCATCGTTGCACATTCCATGGGAGGATTAGTAGTACGTCAATGTATGATCTCTCATCCAGACATTTGGAAAAAGTTTTCTAAAAATAAAAGTAATAAGTTTTTAATGTTGGGGACACCTTGGCTGGGTTCTTATCTTATTATGGAAGTGCTAACAGGGCATAGTAAACGTGTAAAACAATTGGCTGCCATTGATTTTAAAAATAACAGAAAGGATTTGTTGAAAGTATTCTGGAAATTCCCTGGTGTGTTTGAATTACTTCCGATAGAAAAACAAGGAAAAAGAGCGTTCTGGGAAACCGATTTTTGGGAAGCCTTAGACAAAGAAGCAAACTTAAAACATATTCCTTCGGTGAACACCAATAAGAAATCCTTAAATACTTTTCAGATATTTAGAGAGGAAATTATCACCTTTTTAGATGGTGTAGAGAGTGATAATCGATTTTTTGAAAATGTATATTATATCTGCGGAAAAGCGGATAAAACCGTATTTGATTATAAGTTTAAAGATAAACTTTTTTCAAAATTTGATCAGCTAGTATATAAAACAACTTCTAATGGAGACGGTAGTGTAACGTGGCAAACCGGAATTCCGAAACAATTAAAAGGATCTAAAAATCTATATTATTCGAATACGTCTCATGGCGATTTAGCAAATGAAACCTATATTTTTGAAGGTATTAAAGACATCATAGAAACAGGGAGTACCAATAGATTAAAAACACAAGAACCTATTTCTAGAAGTGGTGAAATTATTGGTGAATCGTACGAGTATGCAGAACCACTTTACAATGAAGATGATGTGGTAAACGCTGTTTTTGGATGTGAAACAGTATCCGAAATAGAAACCGAACGTATTAATGTTACTGTAGTTAATGGCGACTTAAAAGTGTCTTCTTATCCGGTAATGGTTGGTCACTTTTTCATGGATTTAATTTTAAGTGCAGAAAAAGCTTTAGATGGATATTTAAACAATCGTTTGTCACAGCGTATGGATATTGGTTATTATCCAGGAAGAATAGGAGAGAGCGAAGTATTCTTTAATTTAAAAACGCAGCCTAAAGGAGCGGTTGTTTGCGGACTAGGAGATAACAGTGAGTTAACTACTTTCTTGCTAGCAAAAACAGTAAAGTTAGCGGCTTTAAAATACGCCATGTTTATGCGGGATAATTATACATTACCTCAAGCAAAACGTTATGCTAACGGCATTTCGGTGATCCTAATCGGTATTGGTTATGGTAAACTACCTATCGAAGATTCTGTCAAGGGAATCTTATTAGGCCTTTCAGCAGCAAATACATACATTAATGAACGTGGCGAAGGCTTAAAACCGATTAAAAATTTAGAAATCGTAAACTACTATGAGTCCACAGCTAGTCAGGCGTATTTTAGTTTGAGTAGACTAAAGGATAAGGATAATGATAATAGAATTTCTTTTAATTTAACCAAAGGAATTATCTCTAGATCTGGTGCTAAGAAAAAACAAATGTTTACCGAAAACCAATACAATTGGTGGTACAATCTTCATATTAGTAGTGTTATTAAACCTATAAAAGATGCAAATAAAAAACAAGTTATAGACGGATTTAAATACTTTTCATCTAACGGATTGGCTCGAATTGAAAAAGAGATGATTGGCATTGGTATGAATAAAATTAAGTATTTATTAAAAGAGAATTCGTATCAATCTTTCTGGGATAAATCGTTGTCTAAGACACTCTTTGAAATGCTAATTCCTAATGACTTTAAAGATATCTTCAGAAATCAAACCAATATGATTATCAAATTGGATAAGGCTGCTGCCGAAATACCTTGGGAGCTATTACATGATTCGGAAACAGATGATACTCCAGCTTCTGTAACTTCTAGTTTTATTAGACAATTAGTTATTGATAATTCCGACGATTATGTAGAAGTAGCATTAAATAATAATAATGTCTTTGTTGTTGGTGATCCTAATTACCATAGCGATAGTCTGCCGCAATTATCCGCAGCTAAAGAAGAGGCAGAGTGGCTAAACAGTCAATTGATTCATAATGGGTTTAAAGCATATTCCTTTATAAATAGTAATGCAAAAACTATTATGATGGAAATGTTTAATAGAAAATATAAGATTCTTCATTTTTCTGGTCATGGTTTGTATGATGTAGAAAACGATAATATAGGTATTGCAATAGGAGATGGTATTACTATAGACCCAGCGATGATAAAACAAATAGGATACGTTCCAGATTTCGTTTTTATTAATTGTTGCTATTCTGGAGTGATAGATGTAGAGGACGAAAGATTTACAAAAAACAGATATTTATTGGCAGCCAATATTGGTACTCAATTAATAGAAATGGGAGTGAAGGCTATTGTTATTTCTGGTTGGGCTGTAGATGATGCTGCCGCAAGAACGTTTTCAGAAGTGTTTTATAAAAGAATGTTTGAAGGTTATGACTTTGGAACCTCTGTGCAGAAAGCAAGATTAGCTTGTTATCAAAATCACCAAAGATCTAGTACTTGGGGCGCTTATCAATGTTACGGAAATCAGTTTTACAGATTTAATAACAGAAAGAAATCCATGAAGGATGAACTAGAGTATATTATTCCTTCGCAAATTTATACCGATTTAGACAATTTACTAATTGCTATTCGAGATAGAAAATACAATACCAATAAGGCGCTTAAAAAATTAGAAGGATACTTACTAAAAGTAGAAGAAGCGAATCTGTTAGATGCAAAAGTGTTAGAAAAAGAAGCATTAGTTTATAATGAATTAGGAAAAAGTGAAATTGCACTTCAAAAATTTAAAGACTTGTTTTTGTACACAAGTGGTAATTTCTCTATTGAAGCTTTGGAGCAATATTGCATTATTAAAACAAATAATCTAACAGCAGAGAATATGCAGGAGGATTTAAACGAAATAGAATTCTTAATACTCGTTGGTAAAAATCCAACAAGACTAAATATTGTCGCGAATGCATATAAGTTAGCTTCCACTCATTTTAATAAGAAAACAGAGCAAGTTAACTATTTAGAAAAAGCATTTCATCTTTATGAACATTCCTATAAAGCAGCAGTTGATCGGTATCATGGTAGCTCGCTAGATGCCATGTCTAATTTGATTTTTATTGGTCATATTCTGGAGCAATTAGGACAAGAGAAACTATTAGATAGAATGAATAAGAGTAAGGCATTCGAAAACATTGTAGATGTAGAAAGCTATCTTCTAGATTTTTATAATGAATTAGAAGATTATGATAAAACAGATTTAGACATCTCTGTGCTTATTGGTATGGCGGAAGCTAGTTATGGTTTAATACTCCTAAAAAGTAATTTTAAGCCAGATATAGAACTTCAGGTAATAGATAGATTTAAACACGTATTCACATTGCTGTATAGTCCTAAATTTATTCATTATGAAATCATTCAAATAGATTTCTTACTAAGTCATATTAAAGATGCTGTAATAAGAGAGCAGTTAGAGCAAATTAAAACAGAAATAGGAAAGCTTGTTATTTAG
- a CDS encoding serine hydrolase: MKKLLFGFSLIFIGFSVQAQNALISTEVKDHIKARVDNHINVGIVVGVVDGDKVEYFNYGKTALENGSDVDENSVFEIGSISKTFTTIMVADEVLKGNMKLSDPIQKFFPEGVTVPTRNNRVITVKDIATHSSGLPRMPDNFNPSNPNNPYADYTIPMAYEFMSHVELTRDIGSLYEYSNFGMGMLGHILELINDKSFEDLLVERIANEYDMKDTRVVFTDNMKAHLAKGHAKGVEVENWDLPALAGAGAIRSTASDMVKYLKANMGMTPSPMYEAMKMTHEVAYKNEAQDFSMGMAWHYGLDDTVVWHNGGTGGYISFAGFLKGTNKGVVVLTNTQENINAIGFKLLGDTTVLEMPKKSIAVKVENEIEANGIESGIALYRKSKAAADGNFNFAEGELNSLGYSYLNKDKNDIALAIFKLNVEMFPNASNPYDSLGEAYLKMGDSTLAKKNYGKSVELNPANAVGMEVLESLGVTAAVKNVDVAPEVLDTYVGKYELAPNFIVTISRKENELFAQATGQPQFPIFASEVNKFYFKVVEASVVFNADEAGEITSMTLYQGGQVVPGKKIE; the protein is encoded by the coding sequence ATGAAAAAACTATTATTTGGATTTAGCCTTATTTTTATTGGGTTTTCAGTACAAGCACAAAATGCTCTAATTTCTACGGAAGTCAAAGACCATATTAAAGCAAGAGTTGATAACCATATTAATGTAGGAATCGTTGTTGGCGTTGTAGATGGTGATAAAGTTGAATATTTCAATTATGGAAAAACAGCTTTAGAAAACGGATCGGATGTAGATGAAAATTCCGTTTTTGAAATCGGTTCTATTTCTAAAACATTTACAACTATTATGGTTGCAGATGAAGTGCTAAAAGGAAATATGAAATTATCCGATCCTATTCAGAAATTTTTCCCTGAAGGAGTAACAGTACCAACACGAAACAATAGGGTAATTACAGTAAAAGATATCGCTACGCATTCTTCGGGATTACCAAGAATGCCAGATAATTTTAACCCAAGTAACCCAAATAATCCGTATGCAGATTATACGATTCCCATGGCTTATGAATTTATGTCTCATGTCGAATTAACTCGAGATATTGGTTCTCTATATGAGTATTCTAATTTTGGAATGGGAATGTTAGGCCATATTTTAGAATTAATAAATGATAAGAGTTTTGAAGATTTATTAGTCGAACGTATTGCAAATGAATATGACATGAAGGATACACGTGTGGTATTTACAGATAATATGAAAGCCCATTTAGCTAAAGGACATGCAAAAGGTGTGGAAGTGGAGAATTGGGATCTTCCTGCATTAGCAGGAGCAGGTGCCATTCGATCTACAGCGAGTGATATGGTTAAGTATTTAAAAGCCAATATGGGCATGACTCCTTCACCAATGTATGAAGCCATGAAAATGACGCATGAAGTTGCGTATAAAAATGAAGCGCAAGATTTCTCCATGGGAATGGCTTGGCATTACGGATTAGACGATACTGTAGTTTGGCACAATGGAGGTACTGGTGGTTATATTTCGTTTGCAGGATTTTTAAAAGGAACCAATAAAGGGGTGGTCGTATTAACAAATACGCAAGAAAACATAAATGCCATCGGATTTAAATTATTGGGTGATACTACAGTATTAGAAATGCCTAAAAAATCAATAGCTGTAAAGGTTGAAAATGAAATTGAAGCTAACGGTATTGAAAGCGGAATTGCTTTATATAGAAAGTCTAAAGCAGCAGCAGATGGTAATTTTAATTTTGCTGAAGGAGAGTTAAACAGTTTAGGGTATAGTTATCTTAATAAAGATAAAAATGATATCGCTTTAGCCATTTTTAAATTGAATGTAGAAATGTTTCCAAATGCTTCCAATCCTTATGATTCACTAGGTGAAGCGTACTTAAAAATGGGAGATTCTACTTTGGCTAAGAAGAACTATGGTAAGTCTGTAGAACTTAATCCTGCTAATGCTGTTGGAATGGAAGTATTAGAAAGCTTAGGTGTTACCGCTGCAGTAAAAAATGTAGATGTCGCTCCCGAGGTTTTAGATACCTATGTGGGTAAATACGAATTAGCGCCAAACTTTATAGTTACTATTTCAAGAAAGGAGAATGAGTTATTTGCGCAAGCAACTGGGCAACCACAGTTTCCAATTTTTGCTTCAGAAGTAAATAAATTTTATTTTAAAGTTGTAGAAGCTAGCGTTGTTTTTAATGCAGATGAAGCTGGTGAAATAACGAGTATGACTTTATACCAAGGCGGACAAGTAGTTCCTGGTAAAAAAATAGAATAG
- the acs gene encoding acetate--CoA ligase, which produces MSNYHIKHLEEYYQVYRKSVRNPENFWEEIAEEHFLWRKKWDKVLEWDFKKPEIKWFQGAQLNITENCIDRHLATRGDKTAILFEPNDPKEGAEHITYNQLYHRVNQFANVLKEQGVKKGDRVCIYVPMIPELAISVLACARIGAIHSVVFAGFSSTALATRINDSDCKIVITADGSYRGSKTIDLKGIVDEALESCPGVNTVLVAKRINSDITMKEGRDKWLQPLLDAASDECKAEVMQAEDPLFILYTSGSTGKPKGMVHTTAGYMVYTAYTFKNAFQYRENDVYWCTADIGWITGHSYIVYGPLCNGATTVLFEGVPSYPDFGRFWDIVDKHKVNQFYTAPTAIRALAKQGVELVEKYDLSSLKVLGSVGEPINEEAWHWYNDNIGKKKSPIIDSWWQTETGGIMITPIPYVTPTKPTYATLPFIGIQPALLDENGEELKGNQVEGRLCIKYPWPSIARTIWGNHQRYKDTYFSTFENMYFTGDGALRDEVGYYRITGRVDDVIIVSGHNLGTAPIEDAINEHPAVAESAIVGFPHDIKGSALYGYITLKDAGESRNHDNLEKEINQMIADRIGPIAKLDKIQFTEGLPKTRSGKIMRRILRKIAEKDTDNLGDISTLLNPECVKDIMDNAL; this is translated from the coding sequence ATGAGTAATTATCACATAAAACATTTAGAAGAATACTATCAAGTCTATAGGAAATCCGTCCGAAACCCTGAGAATTTTTGGGAAGAAATTGCAGAAGAACATTTTTTATGGCGAAAAAAATGGGATAAAGTTTTAGAATGGGATTTCAAAAAACCAGAGATAAAATGGTTTCAAGGCGCACAATTAAATATTACTGAAAATTGTATAGACAGGCATTTAGCAACTCGAGGAGATAAAACGGCTATTTTATTTGAGCCAAATGACCCAAAGGAAGGAGCAGAACATATTACATATAATCAATTATACCATCGTGTAAATCAGTTTGCAAATGTGTTAAAAGAGCAAGGTGTAAAAAAAGGAGATCGTGTTTGTATTTATGTACCAATGATTCCTGAATTAGCAATTTCTGTTTTGGCATGTGCCAGAATTGGAGCAATACATTCTGTTGTCTTTGCAGGATTTTCATCCACCGCCTTAGCAACTAGAATTAATGATAGTGATTGTAAAATCGTTATTACTGCAGATGGTTCGTATCGTGGATCCAAAACGATAGATTTAAAAGGCATTGTAGATGAAGCTTTAGAAAGTTGTCCAGGAGTAAATACGGTTTTAGTCGCAAAGCGAATTAACTCCGATATAACCATGAAAGAAGGCCGCGACAAATGGTTACAACCATTATTAGATGCTGCTTCAGATGAATGTAAAGCAGAAGTGATGCAAGCGGAAGATCCGTTATTCATTTTATATACCTCTGGATCTACAGGTAAGCCAAAAGGAATGGTACATACTACAGCTGGCTATATGGTATATACGGCATACACATTTAAAAATGCCTTCCAATATAGAGAAAATGATGTGTATTGGTGTACTGCAGATATTGGATGGATTACAGGACATAGTTATATTGTTTATGGACCTTTATGTAATGGAGCAACTACGGTACTATTTGAAGGCGTACCTAGTTATCCAGATTTTGGTCGTTTTTGGGATATTGTTGATAAGCATAAAGTAAATCAGTTTTATACAGCACCAACAGCAATTCGTGCCTTAGCAAAACAAGGTGTTGAATTGGTTGAAAAATACGATTTATCTTCGCTTAAAGTTTTAGGAAGTGTTGGAGAGCCAATAAACGAAGAAGCATGGCATTGGTATAATGATAATATAGGGAAAAAGAAAAGTCCAATTATAGATTCTTGGTGGCAAACTGAAACAGGGGGTATTATGATAACTCCAATTCCGTATGTAACACCAACAAAACCAACCTATGCCACTTTACCTTTTATAGGAATTCAACCAGCATTATTAGATGAAAACGGCGAAGAACTTAAAGGCAATCAAGTAGAAGGACGTTTATGTATAAAATACCCATGGCCGAGTATTGCACGAACCATTTGGGGAAATCACCAACGGTATAAAGATACTTATTTTTCAACCTTTGAAAACATGTATTTTACAGGAGATGGTGCATTACGAGACGAGGTAGGTTATTATAGAATTACAGGACGTGTAGATGATGTAATCATTGTATCCGGTCATAATTTAGGTACAGCACCAATTGAAGATGCTATTAATGAGCATCCAGCAGTTGCAGAAAGTGCTATTGTAGGTTTTCCTCATGATATTAAAGGAAGTGCGTTATATGGTTATATAACCTTAAAAGATGCAGGAGAAAGCAGAAATCATGATAATCTTGAAAAAGAAATTAATCAAATGATTGCAGACAGAATAGGACCAATTGCTAAACTAGATAAAATTCAATTTACAGAAGGATTACCAAAAACACGAAGTGGAAAAATTATGCGTCGTATTTTACGTAAAATAGCCGAGAAAGATACCGATAACCTTGGAGATATCAGTACGTTGTTAAATCCAGAATGTGTTAAGGATATTATGGATAATGCGTTGTAG
- a CDS encoding acetate--CoA ligase, producing MFYQDFYKKSIQHPEQFWKEQANQLDWFKHPEIILSKDKHNYDQWFEDGQLNLSYLCIDKHIKDGFGEQNAIIYDSPVTNTKQHITFNQLHQEVSKLAGGLQRLGLQKGDTCIIYMPMIPQAAFAMLACARIGVIHSVVFGGFAPHELAIRIDDCKPKAIITASNGIEIEKIIPYKPFVDQAIAKAENKPEHVIVFDRELGVEIPKKNYDIDYTTLVEESPSIEAISIASTHPSYILYTSGTTGTPKGIIRDTGGYATALKFSMKYIYGVNEGDTFWAASDVGWVVGHSYIVYGPLLNRNTTILFEGKPIRTPDASTFWRVISEHSVKVMFTAPTAIRAIKKEDPNGNLLKQYDLSCLKYQFLAGERCDVATLTWTEEHLKVPVIDHWWQTESGWPMIANMVGVKLQEVKPGSASFPVCGYDIQILNEEGEEVESSVEGYVAVKLPLPPGTLSNLWGNPERFKSGYLDRFPGYYFSGDGGYKDEDGYVFITGRVDDIINVAGHRLSTAEMEEIVASHKAVAECAVFGVHCEIKGQKPLGLVVLKSGENYDEETIKKEIIQDVRREIGAVASFRDVLIVDRLPKTRSGKILRKLLRNIADEQQYNVPSTIDDVAIIIEIKTVYQTHSIGIHK from the coding sequence ATGTTCTATCAAGATTTTTACAAAAAAAGTATACAGCATCCAGAACAATTCTGGAAAGAGCAAGCGAATCAACTAGATTGGTTTAAACATCCAGAAATTATTTTGTCAAAGGATAAACACAACTATGATCAATGGTTTGAAGATGGACAACTTAACTTAAGTTATTTGTGCATAGACAAACATATTAAAGATGGTTTTGGAGAACAAAATGCAATTATTTATGATTCGCCAGTAACCAATACAAAGCAACATATAACTTTTAATCAATTACATCAGGAAGTATCTAAACTTGCTGGTGGATTGCAACGTTTAGGATTGCAAAAAGGAGATACATGTATTATTTATATGCCAATGATTCCGCAAGCTGCATTTGCTATGTTAGCATGTGCTAGAATAGGAGTCATACATTCGGTGGTATTTGGTGGATTTGCACCACATGAGTTGGCTATTCGAATAGACGACTGTAAACCAAAAGCTATTATTACAGCTTCTAACGGTATTGAAATTGAGAAAATTATTCCGTATAAACCCTTTGTGGATCAAGCCATCGCTAAAGCGGAAAACAAACCAGAACATGTGATTGTCTTTGATAGAGAATTAGGTGTAGAGATTCCGAAGAAAAACTATGATATCGATTATACAACTTTAGTGGAAGAATCTCCTTCTATCGAAGCCATTTCTATAGCATCTACACATCCTTCCTATATTTTATATACCTCAGGAACTACAGGAACACCAAAAGGAATTATTAGAGATACAGGCGGTTATGCAACTGCTTTAAAATTTTCTATGAAATACATTTATGGTGTGAATGAAGGGGATACCTTTTGGGCTGCAAGTGATGTGGGTTGGGTTGTTGGTCATAGTTATATTGTGTACGGACCATTATTAAACAGAAATACTACGATTCTATTTGAAGGAAAACCAATACGTACTCCAGATGCTTCTACGTTTTGGCGTGTCATAAGTGAACATAGCGTAAAAGTAATGTTTACTGCCCCAACAGCAATTAGAGCGATAAAAAAAGAAGACCCTAACGGAAACCTATTAAAACAATATGATTTATCTTGTTTGAAATATCAATTTTTAGCAGGAGAACGTTGTGATGTAGCTACTTTAACATGGACAGAAGAGCATTTAAAAGTTCCAGTAATTGATCATTGGTGGCAAACGGAAAGTGGATGGCCAATGATAGCAAATATGGTTGGTGTTAAATTGCAAGAGGTGAAACCAGGTTCTGCGAGTTTCCCTGTTTGTGGTTATGATATTCAGATTTTAAATGAAGAAGGCGAAGAAGTAGAATCATCTGTTGAAGGTTACGTCGCTGTGAAGTTACCATTACCACCAGGAACATTAAGTAACCTTTGGGGAAATCCTGAGCGTTTTAAATCTGGTTATTTAGACCGTTTCCCTGGTTATTATTTTTCAGGAGATGGTGGATATAAAGATGAAGATGGTTATGTATTTATAACCGGTCGAGTAGATGACATTATTAACGTTGCCGGACACCGATTATCTACTGCCGAAATGGAAGAAATTGTAGCTTCACACAAAGCAGTTGCAGAATGTGCTGTATTTGGTGTGCATTGTGAGATTAAAGGTCAAAAACCACTTGGTTTAGTGGTCTTGAAATCGGGAGAAAACTATGATGAAGAAACCATTAAAAAAGAAATCATACAAGATGTACGTCGCGAAATTGGAGCAGTTGCATCCTTTAGAGATGTATTAATTGTAGACCGATTACCAAAAACACGAAGTGGGAAAATTCTTCGTAAATTGTTGCGTAATATCGCAGACGAGCAACAGTATAATGTACCATCTACTATTGATGATGTTGCTATTATAATCGAAATCAAAACCGTCTATCAAACCCATAGTATTGGGATTCATAAATAA